CCATTTTACAGTTATCTGCATCGATCACTTTACCAAAGATATTCTTATATGGTTCTGCTTCGATTCCATTAAGCCTTGCATTCCGATATTTCACTCCGAAATCACCGGTAATCATCGGTAGACCGTGAAGATCACGATAGATCTTACCCGTTTCCTCATCAGAAGCAATAACCTTCTTACCCCGGTTATTACCGAATAGCTTAAACACATAGTAGCTTGGAATTCCATAGCTTCTATAATTGTCAAAGATCAGAAGATTCGGGTACCACGAATAAAAATGTACATGTTCAAAGAGCGGGGCATACGAGCACATCTTCACTTTATCCTGATTACGCTCGAATCCAACCATGAACATGGCCTCTGATACCGCTGCACGAAGCTGTCCCTCATATGTCTGATTAACAGCAAACTCCCCGATATATACATCTGGCTTTGTACGATCATAATTATCATATAGGCCGACATTTTCAGCGTAGAACTCTGGCATGTTGTAAAAATGATCATCCACGATATCGCACTTTGTTCTCTCACTATGGTCATTGGAGATGATGAGCATATCTGGATATTCATTAAGGATGGCCTTGCGAATCTGCTCAAAACGGCTCTCATATTCCGGACCGCTGTTCTCATTACCAATCTCCAGATATTTGATAGAAAAAGGAGCCGGATGTCCCATAGATGCACGCAGACCTCCCCATTTGGAATCAACAGATCCCATCGCATACTCCAAGGCATCTAGCGTATCCTGTATGATATCCTCCATCTCATTATCATTAAAGTAAATTGGCCCACGACCCTGACAGGTCATGCCACAGTTGCACACATAAAGAGCCTGAAGGTTTAGATCTTCGCAAAGTTGCAGGTACTCATGAAACCCCAGTCCGTTGGTCGTGCGGTAATGCCACAGAAGCCAGTGACTTGGGCGTTCCCACACCGGTCCGACCGTTTTCTTAAATAACATGGCAGTCTCCTTAGTGAAACCTTCTACGATGCACCCTCCCGGAAATCTTAGGAACGCTGGCTTCATCTCCTGAAGTTTCATAACCAGATCCTTTCTGAGGCCATGATTCATATAAGTATCCGATGGCATAAGCGACATGAACCCAAAAACAACATCACCGCCATCAGGCGCGGTAATCACAAACTCAGCAGTTCCTGTCGTTGCCACAGAAGTAAGAACAGCATCGTATCTGGTCCACTCCGAGTTATTAATCTCAATTGATGCTTTAGAAAGCAACTGTTCCTTATCTATCGTATTCACGCCTTCCATTGGCTCTGTGCGAACAACAGATAATTCAAGCCTGACCCTTTCCGCAGCTTTGGCAAACATATAAAAATGATAACTTCTCCCCTCTTCCTGCGGAACTCCGGCATATCCAATATTTCTTATGCTTCCATTCTTGTGAAAGCTTACCTTCAGTGACACCCTCCGGTTAACATTCAGTGTATCAGTATCATCAATTTCCATCTCCGCATCATTGCAGTACCAGGCAGGGATGGGTGTAGCCTTAATTTTTCCTTTCATGACCCAATCGGTCATACCCTCTCCGTTGTTGAACTCGTCAATCCATCCGGTTGGAGAAACAAAAGTCTTTCCAGCATCAGAAGTTGTACAGCCTTCCGGAAGAAGAGAATCCTCGAACGTTCTGTTTCTGAGAAGCTCTGGATATAGTCCTCCGTCTCCTGCATGACTGATGTCCTCAAAAAATATGCCGTATAAATCCGGTGCCGTGTCAAAGCGTTTCTGTTTTGTTTTTACATTAATCCTGCTCATTATGATTTCTCCTTTTGACGATTATCATCGTTTATTTTTATATACTCTTATAAAGTCCATCCACTCTTATTTTTCGCAAGCATCTTTCCTCCATCCTAAATGGCATTTGTGGGCAATTATTTTACAATAGCAGGAGTTCACCATTGTATCATTATGCTTCTTATAGCATCTTTAAACTTTCCGCATTTTCCCTTATACGAGCAATATCTG
The nucleotide sequence above comes from Variimorphobacter saccharofermentans. Encoded proteins:
- a CDS encoding alpha-L-arabinofuranosidase C-terminal domain-containing protein translates to MSRINVKTKQKRFDTAPDLYGIFFEDISHAGDGGLYPELLRNRTFEDSLLPEGCTTSDAGKTFVSPTGWIDEFNNGEGMTDWVMKGKIKATPIPAWYCNDAEMEIDDTDTLNVNRRVSLKVSFHKNGSIRNIGYAGVPQEEGRSYHFYMFAKAAERVRLELSVVRTEPMEGVNTIDKEQLLSKASIEINNSEWTRYDAVLTSVATTGTAEFVITAPDGGDVVFGFMSLMPSDTYMNHGLRKDLVMKLQEMKPAFLRFPGGCIVEGFTKETAMLFKKTVGPVWERPSHWLLWHYRTTNGLGFHEYLQLCEDLNLQALYVCNCGMTCQGRGPIYFNDNEMEDIIQDTLDALEYAMGSVDSKWGGLRASMGHPAPFSIKYLEIGNENSGPEYESRFEQIRKAILNEYPDMLIISNDHSERTKCDIVDDHFYNMPEFYAENVGLYDNYDRTKPDVYIGEFAVNQTYEGQLRAAVSEAMFMVGFERNQDKVKMCSYAPLFEHVHFYSWYPNLLIFDNYRSYGIPSYYVFKLFGNNRGKKVIASDEETGKIYRDLHGLPMITGDFGVKYRNARLNGIEAEPYKNIFGKVIDADNCKMVVMDDDNEMSRKKPPFKVFSAVALGTDADVDKRVYEFEAELYMEKEQDTGVGMLCAPKPFSFYDRMNPNPRDPWMLFNLEPLRWMFRDGQATLMRGAFRLEPVAESVNVNVQYGEFNKVHYVLRDTEVDLYLNDELIQTVELPNYPSMCSVCTDTDEEVIVKVVNFSENVDDVRITLDCDVEPEYRVEYLTGKADAENTLEDPEHVRDRVEILYGAGREFVFNAAPLSVNVLILKKNPR